From Maylandia zebra isolate NMK-2024a linkage group LG11, Mzebra_GT3a, whole genome shotgun sequence, one genomic window encodes:
- the kcnj20 gene encoding LOW QUALITY PROTEIN: G protein-activated inward rectifier potassium channel 3 (The sequence of the model RefSeq protein was modified relative to this genomic sequence to represent the inferred CDS: substituted 1 base at 1 genomic stop codon), whose amino-acid sequence MLGTFSDLKTARQRHKSTTDFPHQSNISLLPSYTHCLIDREQDLLRRCSLGETKSLSRYPRHALSVPEIGCISPLHVITHSPLHSTSLSPAKSNISSPAREMEKLAKARSKLLESESNQTPTITPETREQLRYVAKDGKCRVNLCHISERGRFLSDIFTSFVDLQYRWFLFVFMMCYIVTWFFFAVLYFLNAFFRGDLEKEKPLTTPEENLIDHAPCYLGVDDFISALLFSVETQRTIGYVSMVSPSTVSPSCHEGVVLVMTQCIVGSMIDALMVGCMFVKISRPKKQAETLLFSRTCVIANRDDQLCLMFRLGDLRESHMVDAKVRAKLIKSRKTAEGEFLPLEQTEINLGYETGXDRLFLVEPQVIRHNIDCDSPLWELGPEQLRRQQFEIIVILEGIVEATGMMCQAKTSYIETEIEWGARFEPCMTLEKGSFRVDLRRFHTTYKVPLPNCSASQAHQLMALADCKVQNHRTSQNWESWAEGMTEEDKDKQPSHGGFTIANIQEERASEGNESEEGTNVIAWLDAVKGPNFSQENN is encoded by the exons ATGCTAGGGACTTTTTCTGACCTTAAAACAGCAAGGCAACGCCACAAAAGCACAACAGACTTTCCTCACCAAAGCAACATTTCTTTGCTTCCCTCTTATACTCATTGTCTTATAGATAGAGAACAAGACCTCTTGCGTCGTTGCTCACTCGGGGAGACCAAGAGTCTTTCACGCTACCCTCGCCATGCCCTCAGCGTGCCTGAAATCGGCTGCATTAGTCCCCTTCATGTCATTACCCACAGTCCGCTCCACAGCACGTCGCTCTCACCGGCAAAAAGCAACATATCCAGCCCTGCTAGAGAGATGGAGAAGCTTGCAAAGGCCAGGAGTAAACTTCTAGAGAGTGAAAGTAACCAAACCCCTACCATCACTCCAGAAACAAGAGAACAACTTCGCTATGTCGCCAAAGATGGAAAGTGCCGAGTCAACCTTTGTCATATTTCAGAAAGGGGCCGTTTCCTGTCTGATATCTTTACTTCTTTTGTGGACCTCCAGTACAGATGGTTCTTATTTGTCTTCATGATGTGCTACATTGTCACCTGgtttttctttgctgtgctCTACTTCTTGAATGCTTTCTTTAGAGGTGACCTAGAAAAGGAGAAGCCACTCACCACCCCTGAAGAAAACCTCATAGACCACGCACCCTGCTATTTGGGTGTAGATGATTTTATCTCTGCTCTTCTTTTCTCAGTGGAGACACAGCGCACCATTGGTTATGTATCAATggtgtctcccagcacagtgtCTCCCAGCTGCCACGAGGGTGTGGTGCTGGTCATGACGCAATGCATTGTTGGGTCCATGATAGATGCTCTCATGGTAGGCTGCATGTTTGTTAAAATATCCCGACCCAAGAAGCAAGCGGAGACACTTCTTTTTAGTCGCACTTGTGTCATTGCTAACCGGGATGACCAGCTCTGCTTGATGTTCCGCCTGGGAGACCTCAGAGAAAGTCACATGGTGGACGCAAAGGTTCGTGCAAAGTTAATCAAGTCCCGGAAAACAGCAGAGGGAGAGTTCTTGCCTCTCGAGCAGACAGAGATTAACCTTGGTTATGAAACTGGCTGAGACCGACTTTTCCTGGTGGAGCCTCAAGTCATTCGGCACAATATTGACTGCGACAGTCCGCTGTGGGAGCTGGGTCCAGAGCAACTCAGAAGACAGCAGTTTGAGATCATCGTTATTTTAGAAGGAATTGTTGAGGCCACAG GGATGATGTGCCAAGCCAAAACATCCTATATTGAAACAGAGATTGAGTGGGGCGCTCGCTTTGAACCATGCATGACGCTGGAGAAGGGCTCATTCAGAGTGGACCTGCGTCGGTTCCACACCACCTACAAGGTACCACTACCTAACTGCAGTGCCAGCCAGGCACACCAGCTAATGGCTCTGGCTGACTGCAAAGTCCAAAACCACAGAACCAGCCAAAACTGGGAAAGCTGGGCAGAGGGAATGACCgaagaagacaaagacaagCAACCATCCCATGGAGGATTCACTATTGCTAACATTCAGGAGGAGAGAGCATCAGAAGGCAATGAAAGTGAAGAGG gaacaaatgtaatcgcatggctggatgctgtaaaaggaccaaacttcagccaggagaacaactga
- the igflr1 gene encoding IGF-like family receptor 1, with protein MSNTGHSVKCHDLTTIWDKAQQTCIPCAKTPIKPGHEITPNCGFDDDGGRHEAPTKPCKTNTFNNGSSFHCTLCSLCPFQTERPCNTTADTVCGKVPVTQRIPTTDFPVTTLAYQGPNLTPTSPPSRSHNVSRAAWAVPLAILISIVLVALSAYVFGLKRKRAKAFCRQPSYINDGFAPLTGSSNGSDVEDILCADILSAPLQTVLDNLDVLEELVILLDPESHVRKSTKHLASHCAFPSTWITYTYSMKDSKSPLKAVLEGVTCKNPDWTVGHLAKLLKQMERNDAIAALAKLKTNKTEV; from the exons ATGAGTAACACTGGACACTCAGTAAAATGCCACGATCTAACAACCATCTGGGATAAGGCGCAACAAACATGCATCCCGTGTGCGAAAACCCCTATAAAGCCAG GTCATGAAATTACCCCCAACTGTGGGTTTGATGATGACGGAGGGCGACACGAGGCACCAACAAAACCGTGCAAGACAAACACTTTTAACAATGGCAGCAGCTTCCACTGCACACTCTGTAGCCTGTGTCCGTTTCAGACTGAGAGACCTTGCAACACAACAGCTGACACCGTTTGCGGCAAGGTGCCTGTTACGCAAAG aATCCCGACAACAGATTTCCCTGTCACA ACTCTGGCATATCAAGGACCTAACTTGACACCAACCTCACCACCATCACGTTCTCACAATGTGTCAAGGGCAGCCT GGGCAGTACCATTAGCCATTTTAATTTCCATTGTGCTCGTTGCCTTGTCTGCTTATGTGTTTGGTCTTAAACGGAAAAGAG CAAAGGCTTTTTGCAGGCAACCCTCATATATAAATGACGGATTCGCCCCCCTGACAGGTTCATCTAATGGCAGTGACGTAGAGGACATACTTT GTGCAGACATCCTGTCTGCACCTCTACAGACCGTGCTGGACAACTTGGATGTTTTGGAAGAGCTGGTGATTTTGCTGGATCCAGAGAGCCATGTAAGAAAGAGCACAAAACATCTGGCGTCGCACTGCGCCTTCCCCTCCACCTGGATTACTTACACCTACTCTATGAAGGACAGCAAAAGCCCCCTAAAAGCTGTGCTGGAGGGGGTGACCTGCAAGAACCCCGACTGGACTGTAGGGCACCTGGCTAAACTGCTCAAACAAATGGAGCGTAATGACGCCATAGCTGCTCTTGCAAAACTTAAAACAAATAAGACTGAAGTGTAG